In Flavobacteriaceae bacterium, the following proteins share a genomic window:
- a CDS encoding glycosyltransferase: MISILIPIYNRSHLIIETLQSIKKQIYENWECIIVDDGSTDNTIDICNDYTSDDSRFQIFSRPSHLKKGPSSCRNFAFSKALGDYIQFFDSDDVMHPEHLLKKRNAIDTADFVVCKLQEFDNEFNSNLFLKDKTPDIEYSENVFEDFVSGVFPMMMVAPLWKKSVLKNYMPIREDLHILEDHELFARALFNKKEYKIINEPLIYYRVGAFSSTNSFYKNINYGLESYFKAKKTVLKLTDSKRVKYAILKMTLGFFRMGLAQRDFKSATYCLDFIKSENLCYNLNLKLKCTRIHFFYIIFKVLKRGDTQFKSLFKI; encoded by the coding sequence ATGATATCTATACTTATTCCAATATACAATAGGTCACATTTAATAATTGAAACGTTACAATCTATTAAAAAACAAATTTATGAGAATTGGGAATGTATTATTGTAGATGATGGGAGTACGGATAATACTATAGATATATGTAACGATTATACAAGTGATGATTCACGATTTCAAATATTTAGCAGACCAAGCCATTTAAAAAAAGGACCAAGCTCGTGCAGAAATTTCGCATTTAGTAAAGCTTTAGGAGATTATATTCAGTTTTTTGATAGTGACGACGTAATGCACCCAGAGCATTTGTTAAAGAAACGAAATGCAATTGATACAGCCGATTTTGTAGTTTGTAAATTACAAGAATTTGATAATGAATTTAATTCTAATTTATTCTTAAAAGATAAAACTCCAGATATAGAATATTCAGAAAATGTATTTGAAGATTTTGTTTCTGGTGTTTTTCCAATGATGATGGTAGCTCCATTATGGAAAAAAAGTGTGTTAAAAAATTATATGCCTATTCGTGAAGATTTACATATATTAGAAGATCATGAACTATTTGCAAGAGCACTTTTTAATAAAAAGGAATATAAAATAATTAATGAACCACTTATTTATTATCGTGTTGGTGCATTTTCCTCTACTAATAGTTTTTATAAAAATATAAATTATGGATTAGAGTCCTATTTTAAAGCAAAAAAAACAGTACTTAAATTAACTGATTCAAAAAGAGTAAAATATGCAATTTTAAAAATGACTTTAGGGTTTTTTAGAATGGGATTAGCGCAACGTGATTTTAAATCTGCGACATATTGTTTAGATTTTATTAAATCAGAGAATTTGTGTTATAATCTTAATTTGAAGTTGAAGTGTACAAGAATTCATTTCTTCTATATTATTTTTAAAGTGTTAAAACGTGGGGACACTCAATTTAAATCATTATTTAAAATTTAA
- a CDS encoding DegT/DnrJ/EryC1/StrS family aminotransferase: MIKYPLATSTWDDKEIEAIKAVIASDMYTMGKHVKQFETEFASFVDSKHCVMVNSGSSANLLAIAALFYTKKPKLKKGDEVIVPAVSWSTTYYPLYQYGLKLKFVDIDLQTLNFDLEQLEKAVTKDTKMIFAVNLLGNPNDFDTIQNIIGTRNILLLEDNCESMGAEYKEKQTGTFGVMGTFSTFFSHHMATMEGGLIVTDDEELYHVLISLRAHGWTRHLPKENKVINKSDDWFTESFRFVLPGYNLRPVEMCGAIGEQQLKKLPNFLKHRRKNAIQFQTLFKNHKDFYTQTNIDHSSWFGFSLIIKPESKLKRKDVVEKLTQNNIDCRPIVTGDFTKNEVLKYFDYEIFGEMKNAKYLDENGLFVGNHQTPIKEEIKHLYTVLSEL, from the coding sequence ATGATAAAGTATCCGCTAGCAACATCTACTTGGGATGATAAAGAGATAGAAGCTATTAAAGCAGTTATAGCTAGTGATATGTATACAATGGGTAAACACGTTAAACAATTTGAAACGGAGTTTGCATCATTTGTAGATTCTAAACATTGTGTGATGGTAAATTCGGGTTCTTCAGCGAACCTACTGGCAATAGCAGCATTATTTTACACAAAAAAACCAAAATTAAAAAAAGGAGATGAAGTTATTGTGCCAGCAGTATCTTGGTCTACTACATATTACCCTCTATATCAATACGGATTAAAATTAAAATTTGTAGATATTGATTTACAAACTTTAAATTTTGATTTAGAGCAACTTGAAAAAGCTGTTACCAAAGATACCAAAATGATATTTGCAGTTAATCTGTTAGGAAACCCTAACGATTTTGATACAATACAAAATATTATTGGAACGCGTAATATTCTATTATTGGAAGATAATTGTGAATCTATGGGTGCAGAATATAAAGAAAAGCAAACAGGAACTTTTGGAGTAATGGGGACATTTTCTACATTTTTCTCTCACCATATGGCAACAATGGAAGGTGGTTTAATTGTTACAGATGATGAAGAGTTGTACCATGTGCTAATTAGCTTAAGAGCACACGGTTGGACAAGACATTTGCCAAAGGAAAATAAAGTGATAAATAAATCTGATGATTGGTTTACAGAATCCTTTAGATTTGTTTTACCAGGCTACAATCTAAGGCCTGTAGAAATGTGTGGAGCAATAGGTGAACAACAATTAAAGAAATTGCCAAACTTTTTAAAGCACAGACGAAAAAATGCAATACAGTTTCAAACTCTATTTAAAAATCATAAAGATTTCTATACACAGACAAATATAGATCATAGTAGTTGGTTTGGTTTTAGTTTGATAATAAAACCTGAATCTAAGTTAAAACGTAAAGATGTTGTTGAAAAATTAACACAAAATAATATAGATTGTAGACCTATAGTTACTGGGGATTTTACGAAAAATGAAGTTTTGAAATATTTTGATTACGAAATTTTTGGAGAAATGAAGAACGCAAAATATTTAGATGAAAACGGCTTATTTGTCGGGAATCATCAAACACCTATAAAAGAAGAAATAAAACACCTATATACAGTTTTGTCTGAATTATAA
- a CDS encoding N-acetylneuraminate synthase, whose amino-acid sequence MNTYKKPYIIAEIGCNHKGEITIAKELIKVAKIFCNVDAVKFQKRHNKELLTEEQYNQPHPNPINSYGNTYGAHREFLEFNLEQHKELKGYCEEIGITYATSVWDVTSAKEITSLEPEFIKIPSACNNNTRMLEWLCKNYKGELHISTGMTTKTEIDNLVQLFKKHKRNKDLVLYNCTSGYPVPFDDVCLLDINLLIDKYEDDVKHIGFSGHHLGIAVDVAAYTLGANIVERHYTIDRTWKGTDHAASLEPMGLRKLSRDLTAVYKALSFKSSDVLPIEQVQRDKLKNQKG is encoded by the coding sequence ATGAATACATATAAAAAACCCTACATCATTGCCGAAATAGGCTGTAATCATAAAGGAGAAATAACAATAGCTAAAGAATTAATTAAAGTAGCTAAAATATTTTGTAACGTTGATGCTGTTAAATTTCAAAAACGACATAATAAAGAACTCTTAACAGAAGAACAATATAATCAACCACACCCAAACCCTATAAACTCATATGGAAATACATATGGAGCGCATAGAGAATTTTTGGAATTTAATTTAGAACAGCATAAAGAACTAAAAGGTTATTGTGAAGAGATAGGAATTACATATGCTACATCGGTTTGGGATGTAACATCAGCTAAAGAAATTACATCTTTAGAGCCAGAGTTTATTAAAATACCATCGGCATGTAACAATAATACAAGAATGTTAGAATGGTTATGCAAAAATTATAAAGGAGAACTCCATATTTCCACTGGAATGACCACCAAAACCGAAATAGATAATTTGGTGCAATTATTTAAAAAACATAAAAGAAATAAGGACTTAGTACTTTATAATTGCACATCGGGCTATCCAGTACCTTTTGATGATGTATGTCTTTTAGATATTAATTTATTAATTGATAAATATGAAGATGATGTAAAGCATATAGGTTTTTCTGGACATCATTTAGGTATAGCTGTAGATGTAGCTGCCTATACTTTAGGAGCAAATATTGTAGAAAGACATTATACAATAGACCGTACTTGGAAAGGTACTGATCATGCAGCATCTTTAGAACCAATGGGCTTGCGTAAATTATCTAGAGATTTAACTGCAGTATATAAAGCTTTATCGTTTAAATCTTCAGATGTTTTACCAATAGAACAAGTACAGCGTGATAAATTAAAAAACCAAAAAGGATAG
- the gmd gene encoding GDP-mannose 4,6-dehydratase, producing MKTALITGINGQDGSYLAELLISKSYKVHGVIRRSSTFNTERIEHLYIDTLLKDLHQKQSIKLHYGDMTDATNLIRLVQQIQPDEIYNLAAQSHVKVSFDMPEYTAETDGMGTLRLLEAIRICGLEKKTKIYQASTSELYGKVQETPQTETTPFYPRSPYGVAKLYAYWITKNYRESYNIFAVNGILFNHESERRGETFVTRKITLAAARIVHGIQDKLYLGNLNAKRDWGYAKDFVECMWLMLQQDVPEDYVISTGIQHTVRYFCELAFAEANIILKWEGENENECGVCSKTGKVLIEIDSNYYRLAEVDTLLGDPSKAKKNLGWNPNKTSFERLVKMMMKHDLDYVVKYKSNVI from the coding sequence ATGAAAACAGCTTTAATTACAGGAATAAATGGCCAAGATGGTTCATACTTAGCAGAGTTGTTAATAAGTAAGAGTTATAAAGTTCATGGAGTAATAAGACGAAGCTCTACATTTAATACAGAGCGTATTGAGCATTTATATATAGACACACTTTTAAAAGATTTGCATCAAAAGCAGAGTATTAAGTTACATTACGGAGATATGACAGATGCTACAAATCTTATTAGATTGGTACAGCAAATTCAGCCGGACGAAATTTATAATTTAGCAGCACAATCTCATGTAAAAGTATCTTTTGATATGCCAGAGTATACAGCAGAAACTGATGGTATGGGAACATTACGACTTTTGGAAGCAATTAGAATTTGTGGTTTAGAAAAGAAAACTAAAATTTATCAAGCGTCAACTTCAGAATTATATGGTAAAGTTCAAGAAACTCCGCAAACAGAAACAACTCCTTTTTATCCACGATCTCCATATGGAGTAGCAAAATTATATGCCTATTGGATTACCAAAAATTATAGAGAATCCTATAACATATTTGCTGTAAATGGTATTTTATTTAATCATGAATCTGAACGTAGAGGAGAAACATTTGTAACACGTAAAATTACCTTGGCAGCAGCTAGGATTGTACACGGTATTCAAGATAAATTATATTTAGGAAACTTAAATGCTAAGAGGGATTGGGGGTATGCCAAAGATTTTGTTGAATGTATGTGGTTAATGTTACAGCAAGACGTTCCTGAAGATTATGTTATAAGTACAGGAATACAACATACAGTAAGATATTTTTGTGAGCTAGCATTTGCTGAAGCAAATATAATATTGAAATGGGAAGGAGAAAATGAGAATGAATGTGGAGTTTGTAGCAAAACAGGAAAAGTATTAATAGAAATTGACTCTAACTATTATAGGTTAGCAGAAGTTGACACACTTTTAGGCGATCCATCTAAAGCAAAAAAGAATTTAGGTTGGAACCCAAATAAAACATCATTTGAAAGATTAGTGAAAATGATGATGAAGCATGACCTGGATTATGTTGTGAAATATAAATCGAATGTTATATAA
- a CDS encoding class I SAM-dependent methyltransferase: protein MFGKLKKQIKSFLNKLPYIKTLYKENQNFKSNTIYPAGHYYSTIISIDEVRKRENEIWKNETVNEVLGVDLNIGKQLQTIQSFEEYYDEIPFEDTKKEGLRYFFKNGFYSYSDAISLYGMIRNYKPKKIIEAGSGYSSALMLDVNACFFQNQIDLTFIEPYPERLYDLILEKDKISTTIIESFIQNVPINIFESLESGDILFIDSTHVSKTGSDVNFILFEILPRLKSGVLIHFHDIFYPFEYPKKWVFQGRNWNEDYIVKAFLMYNKEFEILFFSHYLHKHHKNAFKKLPLMYNNHGGNLWLIKK, encoded by the coding sequence ATGTTCGGCAAACTAAAAAAACAAATCAAATCTTTCTTAAATAAACTTCCTTATATAAAAACATTATATAAAGAGAATCAAAATTTTAAATCGAATACAATATATCCTGCAGGACATTATTATTCAACTATAATTTCTATAGATGAAGTAAGAAAGAGAGAAAATGAAATATGGAAAAATGAAACTGTAAATGAGGTTTTAGGAGTTGACTTGAATATAGGTAAACAGCTACAAACTATTCAATCCTTTGAAGAATACTATGATGAAATACCTTTTGAGGACACTAAAAAAGAAGGATTAAGGTATTTTTTTAAAAACGGATTTTATTCTTATTCAGATGCAATTTCATTATATGGAATGATTAGAAACTATAAACCAAAGAAGATAATAGAAGCTGGATCAGGTTATAGCTCTGCATTGATGTTGGATGTAAATGCTTGTTTTTTTCAAAATCAAATTGATTTAACATTCATAGAGCCTTACCCAGAGCGATTGTATGATTTGATTTTAGAGAAAGATAAAATATCTACTACTATAATTGAATCGTTTATTCAAAATGTACCAATTAATATATTTGAATCTCTTGAATCTGGAGATATTCTTTTTATAGATAGTACTCATGTATCTAAAACAGGTAGTGATGTCAATTTTATTTTATTTGAAATACTACCGCGATTAAAAAGTGGCGTTTTAATTCATTTTCATGATATCTTTTATCCTTTTGAGTATCCTAAAAAATGGGTATTTCAAGGCAGAAATTGGAATGAAGATTATATAGTTAAAGCTTTTTTAATGTATAATAAAGAATTTGAAATATTATTTTTCTCTCACTATTTACATAAACATCATAAAAATGCTTTTAAAAAACTACCATTAATGTATAATAATCATGGCGGGAACTTATGGCTTATAAAAAAGTGA
- a CDS encoding NAD-dependent epimerase/dehydratase family protein has translation MKILLTGGSGMVGKNILEFNANSKQYNIVAPSRNQLDLENYKEVNKYIKLHHPDYIIHAAGLVGGIQDNIANPVNFLVKNLDMGRNLILAAKENKIKYFINLSSSCMYPREATNPLNENLILKGELEPTNEGYALAKIISTRLCEYINKENNYYQYKTVIPCNLYGKYDKFSFEHSHMVPAVIRKIDEAKTKSEKSVTIWGTGEARREFMYAEDFADFIFYAIEHFHKMPQNINVGLGHDYTINDYYKEIANVIGYTGTFKHDISKPVGMTQKLIDDTRLTIFGWKAKTTLQEGLKKTYEYYKEVIE, from the coding sequence ATGAAGATTTTACTAACAGGAGGGAGTGGCATGGTTGGGAAGAATATTCTCGAATTCAATGCCAATTCAAAACAATATAATATAGTAGCACCATCTCGAAATCAATTAGATTTAGAGAACTATAAGGAAGTAAATAAATATATTAAACTACATCACCCAGATTATATTATTCATGCAGCAGGATTAGTGGGAGGTATTCAAGATAATATAGCTAACCCAGTAAATTTTTTAGTTAAAAATTTGGATATGGGTAGAAATTTGATTTTAGCTGCAAAAGAAAATAAAATAAAATATTTTATAAATTTATCTAGTTCTTGTATGTATCCTCGAGAAGCTACTAATCCATTAAATGAGAATCTTATTTTGAAGGGCGAACTAGAACCAACAAATGAAGGGTATGCGCTTGCTAAAATTATATCGACAAGATTATGTGAGTATATTAATAAAGAAAATAATTATTACCAATATAAAACAGTAATACCATGTAATTTGTATGGCAAATATGATAAATTTTCATTTGAACATTCACATATGGTACCAGCAGTAATCAGGAAAATTGATGAAGCTAAAACTAAGTCGGAAAAAAGTGTGACTATTTGGGGAACAGGAGAAGCAAGGCGTGAATTTATGTATGCAGAAGATTTTGCGGATTTTATTTTTTATGCAATAGAACATTTTCATAAAATGCCACAAAACATAAATGTAGGATTAGGTCATGACTACACAATAAATGACTATTATAAAGAAATAGCAAATGTTATTGGTTATACAGGTACATTTAAACATGATATAAGTAAACCAGTTGGTATGACGCAAAAATTAATAGATGATACTAGATTAACTATTTTTGGTTGGAAAGCAAAAACAACATTACAAGAAGGTTTGAAAAAAACTTATGAATACTATAAAGAAGTAATTGAATGA
- a CDS encoding MBOAT family protein has product MLFNSLDFAVFLPIIFVLYWFVFKSNLRFQNILLIIASYVFYGWWDWRFLSLIIFSSLLDYVIGLSLSKENNPNKRKQLLWISICVNLGFLGFFKYYNFFIDNFVEAFSFFGSKISPNTLNIILPVGISFYTFQTLSYTIDVYKRKLEPTRDIASFLAFVSFFPQLVAGPIERATNLLPQFYDKREFHYSKAIDGLRQILWGLFKKIVIADNCAKYANIIFNNSEDYSGSTLFFGALFFAFQIYGDFSGYSDIAIGTSRLFGFDLKQNFAFPYFSRNIAEFWRRWHISLSTWFRDYLYIPLGGSQGSIWMKIRNTFIIFLVSGFWHGANWTFIAWGFLNALYFLPLLLAKKNRKYLDNVAQKTLLPSFREVISIGITFSLTVFAWIFFRAESITHAFSFIKEIFTSSFFRIPEIRPLDVMVLIMVFMIIEWFGRDQKYAISNMFLARHKFFRWTFYMILIACIFIYSSNVEQEFIYFQF; this is encoded by the coding sequence ATGTTATTTAACTCTTTAGACTTTGCTGTTTTTTTGCCAATAATATTTGTATTGTATTGGTTTGTTTTCAAATCCAATCTAAGGTTTCAAAACATACTTTTAATAATTGCAAGTTATGTGTTTTATGGCTGGTGGGATTGGCGTTTTTTATCTCTAATTATTTTTAGCTCATTATTAGATTATGTTATTGGATTAAGTTTATCTAAAGAAAATAATCCTAATAAACGAAAACAATTACTATGGATAAGTATTTGTGTGAATTTAGGATTTTTAGGATTTTTTAAATATTACAATTTCTTTATAGATAATTTTGTCGAGGCTTTTTCATTTTTTGGAAGTAAAATATCTCCAAATACGCTAAATATAATTCTTCCTGTAGGGATTAGTTTTTATACATTTCAAACATTAAGCTATACTATAGATGTTTATAAACGAAAGTTAGAACCTACAAGAGATATAGCCTCATTTTTAGCATTTGTTAGTTTCTTTCCACAATTAGTTGCAGGTCCAATAGAACGAGCTACAAATTTATTACCCCAATTTTATGATAAAAGAGAGTTTCATTATTCTAAAGCTATTGATGGTTTGCGTCAGATTTTGTGGGGATTATTTAAAAAAATAGTTATAGCAGATAATTGTGCGAAATATGCTAATATAATTTTTAATAACTCAGAAGACTATTCAGGAAGTACTTTATTTTTTGGAGCTTTATTTTTTGCATTTCAAATTTACGGTGATTTTTCAGGTTATTCAGATATAGCTATTGGTACTTCTAGATTGTTTGGTTTTGATTTAAAACAAAACTTTGCTTTTCCGTATTTTTCTAGAAATATAGCAGAGTTTTGGAGACGTTGGCATATTTCGTTATCTACATGGTTTAGAGATTATTTATATATTCCATTAGGAGGGAGTCAAGGAAGTATTTGGATGAAAATTAGAAATACATTTATTATATTTTTAGTAAGTGGATTTTGGCATGGAGCAAATTGGACGTTTATTGCTTGGGGGTTTTTAAATGCGCTTTATTTTTTACCATTATTACTTGCTAAAAAAAACAGAAAATACCTTGATAACGTTGCTCAGAAAACTTTATTACCGAGCTTTAGAGAAGTTATTTCTATAGGTATAACGTTTAGTTTAACAGTGTTTGCATGGATTTTTTTTAGAGCAGAATCGATTACCCATGCTTTTAGTTTTATAAAAGAAATCTTTACATCATCATTTTTTAGAATTCCAGAAATCAGACCTTTGGATGTAATGGTTTTAATTATGGTTTTTATGATAATAGAATGGTTTGGTAGAGATCAAAAATATGCAATAAGTAATATGTTTTTAGCCAGGCATAAATTTTTTAGATGGACATTTTATATGATATTAATTGCTTGTATTTTTATTTATAGCAGTAATGTTGAACAAGAGTTTATTTACTTTCAATTTTAA
- a CDS encoding acylneuraminate cytidylyltransferase: MKTVGFIPLRKGSKGVLNKNKRKMVGRPLYTWVLGEAIFSNLDEIYVYTDDQTIIDFIGKEYHWTSKVKALLRSAESASDSASTEMAILEFCKKIDYNFDVFCLLQATSPFTKREHINACLEKLKEDYDSVLTVVKTHRFLWNENGTPINYNLLERPRRQNFDGLLIENGAVYTSTKASLKRTGNRLGSKIAIVKMPEESLYEIDSENDWIIVENLLIERQKRLKETKKITHLVLDVDGVFTDGTVTYSKEGELSKTFDMRDGMGLEILRQFNIEVIVMTSEQSELVAKRMKKLNIQNVYLGVKDKYTLLNYISEKNSLSVASVAYVGDDVNDLTNICSVGWSFAPNNATSIVKQNADVVLSKNSGAGAIREACQFISNYNKRF; the protein is encoded by the coding sequence ATGAAAACAGTAGGATTTATTCCATTGCGAAAAGGCTCTAAAGGTGTGCTTAATAAAAATAAACGTAAAATGGTTGGTAGACCATTATATACTTGGGTTTTAGGAGAAGCTATTTTTTCTAATTTAGATGAGATTTACGTTTATACAGATGATCAAACTATTATTGATTTTATAGGAAAAGAATATCATTGGACCTCAAAAGTTAAAGCGTTATTGAGAAGTGCAGAAAGTGCTTCAGATAGTGCTTCAACAGAAATGGCGATATTAGAATTTTGTAAAAAAATAGATTATAATTTTGATGTCTTTTGCTTATTACAAGCAACATCACCATTTACCAAACGCGAACATATCAATGCTTGCTTGGAAAAATTAAAAGAAGATTACGATTCAGTACTAACTGTTGTTAAAACACATCGTTTTTTATGGAATGAAAATGGTACTCCAATAAACTATAATTTATTAGAAAGACCAAGGCGTCAAAATTTTGATGGTTTATTAATAGAAAATGGGGCTGTTTATACAAGTACCAAAGCATCTTTAAAGCGTACAGGAAATCGATTAGGAAGTAAAATTGCTATTGTAAAAATGCCAGAAGAATCTTTATATGAGATAGATTCTGAAAATGACTGGATTATTGTTGAAAATCTTTTAATTGAGCGTCAAAAACGATTAAAAGAAACAAAAAAAATCACACACTTAGTATTAGATGTAGATGGTGTATTTACTGATGGTACTGTGACTTATAGTAAAGAAGGAGAGTTGTCTAAAACGTTTGATATGCGAGATGGCATGGGGCTTGAAATTTTAAGGCAGTTTAATATTGAAGTAATTGTAATGACCTCAGAACAATCAGAGTTAGTTGCAAAACGTATGAAAAAACTCAACATTCAAAATGTATATCTGGGTGTAAAAGATAAATACACATTATTAAATTATATTTCAGAAAAAAATAGTTTATCAGTAGCTAGTGTTGCTTATGTTGGAGATGATGTTAATGACTTAACTAACATATGTAGTGTAGGATGGTCGTTTGCACCAAATAATGCAACAAGTATTGTAAAACAAAATGCAGATGTAGTATTATCAAAAAATTCTGGCGCTGGAGCTATTCGAGAAGCATGTCAATTTATCAGTAATTATAATAAACGATTTTAG
- a CDS encoding glycosyltransferase: MKILMVAIPNHHFFQWVDQLKNSGHEVFWFDITDGGPESKRIDWVKQIKGWKLKKDYPFRFRIKKRLPKLYTFIQKRNEYKVSEVFEELINEIQPDIVHCFEMQLSGLPILDIMKQNAIPFIYSSWGSDVFYFEKMGVTKQQAQDFYDRTDYLITDCKRDYNIILNNGYESKFLGVFPGNGGLTVDINKIQPMVDRNTILIKGYDDGIGKASIVLKALELVSEDLINDKKIIIYSADHSLKNIIKNSKLLSTLKITIYSRYSFIQNTDLLELMGKSCLHIANSISDGMPNALLEAMSMGAFPIQSNPGGVTEEVIINKKNGFLIENALDVNHIKELIEQAILNDDLRKKAKDYNVKFIQKNYNRTILQSKILKLYETVNTID, from the coding sequence ATGAAAATCTTAATGGTTGCTATACCAAATCATCATTTTTTTCAATGGGTTGATCAATTGAAAAACTCAGGGCATGAGGTTTTTTGGTTTGATATAACAGATGGAGGGCCAGAATCAAAACGTATAGATTGGGTTAAGCAAATAAAAGGTTGGAAATTAAAAAAAGATTACCCATTTAGATTTCGTATAAAGAAGAGATTACCTAAATTATATACATTTATTCAAAAAAGGAATGAATATAAAGTTTCAGAAGTTTTTGAGGAATTAATAAATGAAATTCAACCAGATATTGTGCATTGTTTTGAAATGCAATTGTCTGGATTACCAATATTAGATATAATGAAGCAAAATGCTATTCCATTTATATATTCTTCTTGGGGAAGCGATGTGTTTTATTTTGAAAAAATGGGGGTAACTAAACAACAAGCCCAAGATTTTTATGATCGAACAGATTATTTAATTACTGACTGTAAAAGGGATTATAATATTATATTAAATAATGGTTATGAATCTAAATTTTTAGGAGTTTTCCCTGGCAATGGAGGGTTAACTGTAGATATCAATAAAATTCAACCGATGGTTGACAGAAATACGATCTTGATAAAAGGATACGATGATGGTATAGGTAAAGCATCAATTGTATTAAAAGCATTAGAGTTAGTGTCTGAAGATTTGATTAATGATAAAAAAATAATCATTTATAGTGCAGATCATTCTCTTAAAAATATAATTAAAAACTCTAAATTACTTTCAACATTAAAAATAACAATATATTCTAGGTATAGTTTTATCCAGAATACAGATTTATTAGAACTAATGGGTAAAAGTTGTTTGCATATTGCTAATAGCATTTCTGATGGGATGCCAAATGCACTTTTGGAAGCGATGAGTATGGGAGCATTTCCAATACAATCAAACCCTGGAGGTGTTACTGAAGAAGTAATTATCAATAAAAAAAATGGATTTTTAATTGAAAACGCTTTAGATGTAAATCATATAAAAGAGTTAATAGAACAAGCAATTCTAAATGATGATTTAAGAAAGAAAGCGAAAGATTATAATGTAAAATTTATCCAGAAAAACTATAATCGCACTATATTACAATCTAAAATTTTAAAGCTTTATGAAACTGTAAATACAATAGATTAA
- a CDS encoding glycosyltransferase family 2 protein yields the protein MQLSFLIVTKNRPIDLALTLSKLKILMNLSIHEVLVCIDGCSKTEAIVPEFNWVNWTINSKSMSASPARSVLYKKAKGKIFIGLDDDAHPISDNFISQVENEFQQNNNLGIIAFQEIKGLFNTDDDALKKVNMGESYLTNDFIGCGFAIKKEVYDAINGFPVWMDIYGEESAVAIEVLDLGFQILYQPSIVINHRIDTEKRKQQGRNYFRFEKQLRNELRYYLVYYPKPTFKILKLLMHNFKKYGLTDINYFKSFIKICYLTVFQLFNILKFRRPVKKITIENKLNLKSLKY from the coding sequence ATGCAATTATCCTTTTTAATTGTTACAAAAAACCGACCTATAGATTTAGCTTTGACTTTAAGTAAGCTTAAAATACTTATGAATTTATCTATTCATGAGGTTTTGGTATGTATAGATGGTTGTTCTAAAACTGAAGCGATTGTACCTGAATTTAATTGGGTTAATTGGACAATTAATTCAAAAAGTATGAGTGCTTCTCCAGCAAGGAGTGTTTTATATAAAAAAGCAAAAGGGAAAATTTTTATAGGTTTAGATGATGATGCTCATCCTATTAGTGATAATTTTATAAGTCAAGTGGAAAATGAGTTTCAGCAAAATAATAATTTAGGGATTATTGCTTTTCAAGAAATAAAGGGATTATTTAATACTGATGATGATGCCTTAAAGAAAGTGAATATGGGAGAATCATACTTAACTAACGATTTTATAGGGTGTGGATTTGCTATTAAAAAAGAAGTTTATGATGCCATAAACGGATTTCCAGTTTGGATGGATATTTATGGAGAAGAATCCGCTGTAGCAATAGAAGTATTAGATTTAGGATTTCAAATTTTGTATCAACCTTCAATTGTAATAAATCATAGAATCGATACTGAAAAACGAAAACAACAAGGGAGAAACTATTTTAGATTTGAAAAGCAATTAAGAAATGAATTACGTTATTATTTAGTGTATTACCCTAAACCTACTTTTAAAATTTTGAAATTGTTAATGCATAATTTTAAAAAATATGGACTTACAGATATTAATTATTTTAAATCGTTTATTAAAATATGTTATTTGACTGTATTTCAATTGTTTAATATTTTAAAATTTAGAAGGCCAGTGAAGAAAATTACGATAGAAAATAAATTGAATTTAAAAAGTTTAAAATATTAA